CGGAAGATGCACCTGTGCTATGGAAAAAAATCCTTGAAGCCGGTGGGGAGGATGTGCTGCCGTGTGGATTGGGTGCGCGTGATACGCTTCGCTTTGAAGCGCGTCTGCCGCTGTATGGCCAGGAATTAAGTAAGGATATCAGTCCGCTTGAGGCTGGATTGGGATTTGCGGTGAAGGTTGATAAGCCGGTACCGTTCATCGGGCAGGAGGCACTCAAAGCACAGAAGGAAAATGGCATCCCGCGCAAGCTGGTCGGCCTAGAAATGATCGAACGCGGCATTCCGCGCACGCATTATGCCGTATATGCAGGCGATGAGCAAGTAGGTGAGGTGACAACAGGTACACAGTCGCCGACGCTTAAGAAAAGCGTGGGTCTTGCTCTTGTGAAGCGTGAGCATAGTGAGCCGGGTACAGAACTGGACGTAGAAATCAGAGGGAAGCGTGTCAAGGCAAAAGTTGTACCGACGCCTTTTTATAAGCGCCCGAAAGCATAAACAATGACACAGTAAGGAACGAAATTGGGGGAGAAGACAAGATGAGTCAATTGCAGATGGAGTATAGATACAGCAAGGAACATGAATGGGTGGAAGTGCTTGACGGTGGGCGTGTACGTGTCGGCATTACGCACTTTGCTCAAAATCAGCTCGGGGATATCGTATTTATTGAACTGCCGGAGGAAGGCGCTGTCGTAAAGGTAGATGAAAGCATGGGTACTGTTGAATCCGTGAAAGCTGTGTCCGATATTTACTCACCGGTAAGTGGGGAAGTGGTGGAGGTAAACCAGGCGCTCGAAGATGCACCGGAGACAATTAACGGGGATGCATATGATGCTGGCTGGATGGTTGTTATTGCCCTCTCTGATCCCGCAGAGCTGGATGCATTGATGACAGCCGAGCAGTATGAAGCATACAGCAAGGAGGAGGAATAAAGCGTGACCGTAAAATATCGTTATCTTCCAATGACTGAGGCGGATCGCCAGGAGATGCTGGCCGATCTCGGTATCACCAACATTGCAGAGCTGTTCGCAGATATTCCAGAGTCGATTCGTTTTAAGGGGGAGCTTGAGATTCCTGAAGCAATCCCGGAAACAGAGCTGACCAAACATATGGGGCGAATGGCGGGAAAAAACGTCAACGCGCTTGATTATGCCTGCTTCTTAGGTGCAGGCACGTATGATCACTACATTCCAAGCGTGGTAAATCATGTCATCTCCCGCTCTGAATTTTATACCGCTTATACACCGTATCAGCCAGAGATCAGTCAGGGTGAGCTGCAGGCGATTTTTGAGTTTCAGACGATGATCTGCGAATTAACCGGAATGGATGTCGCCAACTCGTCTATGTATGACGGAGCTACCGCATTAGCGGAGGCTGCGGCAATGACAGCAGCAAAGACGAAGCGCAAAAAAGTTGTGGTATCACGCGGTGTGCACCCAGAAGCGCGCTCGATTCTGCAAACCTATGCCAAGGGACAGGGCTTAGAGATTGTCGAGATTGGCTGCAAAAACGGAATCACAGATATGGAGGCTCTTGCGGCCGCAGTGGATGAGACAACGGCTTCTGTTCTTGTCCAATATCCGAACTTCTTTGGTGCGGTCGAGCCGCTCAACGAAATTGAGAAGATCGCACACCAGCATAAGGGTCTGCTCGTCGTGAGTGCAAATCCGCTTTCTTTAGGCATTCTTACACCGCCGGGCGCATTCGGTGCTGATGTTGTTGTAGGAGACGCACAGCCGTTTGGGATTCCGATGGCTTTTGGCGGCCCGCACTGCGGCTATTTTGCAGTGAAAAAAGAACTGATGCGTCAGATTCCAGGGCGCATTGTGGGGCAGACGAAGGATGAAGAAGGGCGTCGGGGCTTTGTGCTAACGCTTCAGGCGCGTGAGCAGCATATCCGACGTGAAAAAGCGACATCCAACATCTGCTCCAACCAGGCGTTAAATGCATTGGCCGCAGCGGTGGCGATGACATCGCTCGGTAAGCAAGGTGTGCAGGAAATGGCGCTGCTCAACGTACAGAAGACGCAGTATGCGAAGCAGCAAATCGCCAAACTTAACGGCTACGAAGTGACATATGATACCCCGGTATTTAATGAATTTGTGATTAAGGCGTCACGGCCAATAGGTGACATTAATCGAGCGCTTCTCCAGAATGGAATTATCGGCGGCTTTGATCTTGGACGTGATTATCCCGAGCTTGCAGGGCATATGCTGCTGGCTGTGACAGAGCTGCGTACAAAAGAAGAGATCGACCGATTAGTGAAAGGATTGGAGGGAGCGCACCATGCTTAACACGATGCCGAAGGTTCAGGAACAGAACAAAGAAAAAGAGCTCATTTTCGAAATGAGCAAACCGGGTCGCGTAGGCTACTCGCTTCCGCACTGTGATGTGCCGGAAGTGGACGTTACGGCGGTAATTCCGAGTGAGTATTTACGTCAAACACCGGCAGAGCTGCCGGAGGTTTCCGAACTTCAACTTATGCGTCATTATACGGAGCTGTCCAAGCGCAATCACGGAGTTGATTCCGGCTTCTATCCGCTTGGTTCATGTACGATGAAATACAATCCGAAGATTAACGAAGATGTGGCACGTTATCCTGGATTTGCACGCATTCACCCGTACCAGCCAGAAGAGACGGTGCAGGGTGCACTGCAGCTAATGTATGAACTGCAGGAAGACTTGGCAGCCATTACCGGTATGGACGCGGTCACACTGCAATCCGCCGCCGGTGCTCAGGGCGAGTGGACCGGGCTGATGATGATTCGTGCATATCACGAAAGCCGCGGGGAGCAACGCACGAAAGTGATCGTACCGGACTCCGCCCATGGGACGAATCCGGCTTCTGCAAGTGTGGCAGGATTTGAGACCGTAACGGTAGCATCGGATGAGAATGGGTTTGTTGATGTAAAGGCGCTTCGACAGGTGGTTGGAGCAGACACGGCAGCGCTTATGCTGACCAATCCGAATACGCTTGGTTTGTTCGAGAAGAGCATTGTAGAAATCGCACAGATCGTTCATGAAGCTGGCGGGCTGCTGTATTATGATGGAGCCAATGCCAATGCGATTCTTGGCAAAGCGCGTCCGGGTGATATGGGCTTTGATGTTGTACACTTAAATTTGCATAAGACCTTTACAACACCGCACGGCGGCGGTGGCCCGGGCTCCGGTCCGGTAGGAGTGAAGAAAGATTTAGTACCGTTTTTGCCGAAGCCGATGGTTGTAAAAGAAGGAGACGTTTATCGTCTTGATTTTGACCGTCCGCAGTCGATTGGCCGCGTGAAAGCATACTACGGGAACTTTGGGATCAATGTACGTGCCTATACGTATATCCGTACGATGGGGCCGGAGGGATTGCGCCTCGTCTCCGAATATGCGGTATTAAACGCCAATTACATGATGCGCAAGCTGGCTGAACATTATGATCTGCCGTTTGATACGGTATGTAAGCATGAATTTGTTCTATCAGGGAAGCGGCAGAAGAAACAGGGCGTTCGTACGTTAGACATTGCTAAGCGTTTACTTGACTTTGGTTATCATCCGCCGACGACGTATTTCCCGCTTATTGTAGAGGAATGTCTGATGATTGAGCCAACCGAAACAGAGTCGAAGGAGACACTTGATGAGTTCATCGACGTCATGATTCAAATTGCACAAGAGGCGGAACAGACACCAGAACTGGTGCAGGAAGCGCCGCATCATACTGTAGTCAGCCGTCTGGATGAAGTATTAGCAGCTAGAAAACCGGTGCTGCGCTATACAAAACCAGAGGCAATGGAATAAGAATAGATATAAGGGGAGAGCGGATGAGCCGCCTCTCCTTTTCTTTTTCTTCCTTCAATCCCCAACATCTTTTGATCAGGTCATGCAGATACTATGCATAGCGCCGCCGCTATACAGAGGGTGGTTTATAATCTGGGATAGAAAGAAAGGGATGCTCAGAGATGCTTACGAATCAAGAGCTTTCTCATTATCGTTCGCTGTTGACCAAGCAGCAGCAGGATCTGCAAGAGCGCCTTCAAAAGAGCGATGCCTATGGAATGAGTCAGGCCGCGATGCAGGAATCAGTCAGTGAGCTGTCCAACTATGATAACCATCCGGCCGATTTGGCAAGCGAGATGTTTGAACGTGAAAAGGATCTGGCTCTTTATGAACATGAGGAAGAAGAGATGCGTGACATTACGCGTGCGCTTGAAGCGATTGATCGCGGCGTGTACGGGATATGTGAAGTGTGCCGCGCGCCGATTCCGACTGAACGCTTGGCAGCTCTTCCGACAACGACACGCTGTATGGAGCATGCGGATGAACGGTTTGTGTCAAAGCGGCGTCCGGCAGAAGAAGACATACTTGCTCCGGCGTACGGTCAATTTGAGTATGACGAAGCGGATGCGACATTGTATGATGCGGAGGATGCGTGGCAGGATGTATCACGATACGGTACATCGGACAGCCCGTCCGACTTCTTTGATCCATCCAAGCTTGATTATGATGATATGTATATTGAGGCGGATGAATCAGTCGGATACGTAGAGGATATCGAAGGGCTGGCGCTTGCTGATCTGGACGGACATTATATCGGCCCCAGCCTGGAATCGCCGCTGCGAGACAGGTATGAGGCTGTGCTGGATGAGGCAAACGACATGTATAAAAATGAATAAGTAAAAGAGGCCGTTTTGGCCTCTTTTACTTATTCGTAAGACGATGAATTCATCGTGGCTGCAAGCAGTCCTGTTGTCCAGAGTCTACTGCTTAAATCCAATAAAAACAAATCATCAGGATCGACCAG
This region of Aneurinibacillus sp. REN35 genomic DNA includes:
- the gcvH gene encoding glycine cleavage system protein GcvH, coding for MSQLQMEYRYSKEHEWVEVLDGGRVRVGITHFAQNQLGDIVFIELPEEGAVVKVDESMGTVESVKAVSDIYSPVSGEVVEVNQALEDAPETINGDAYDAGWMVVIALSDPAELDALMTAEQYEAYSKEEE
- the gcvPA gene encoding aminomethyl-transferring glycine dehydrogenase subunit GcvPA — protein: MTVKYRYLPMTEADRQEMLADLGITNIAELFADIPESIRFKGELEIPEAIPETELTKHMGRMAGKNVNALDYACFLGAGTYDHYIPSVVNHVISRSEFYTAYTPYQPEISQGELQAIFEFQTMICELTGMDVANSSMYDGATALAEAAAMTAAKTKRKKVVVSRGVHPEARSILQTYAKGQGLEIVEIGCKNGITDMEALAAAVDETTASVLVQYPNFFGAVEPLNEIEKIAHQHKGLLVVSANPLSLGILTPPGAFGADVVVGDAQPFGIPMAFGGPHCGYFAVKKELMRQIPGRIVGQTKDEEGRRGFVLTLQAREQHIRREKATSNICSNQALNALAAAVAMTSLGKQGVQEMALLNVQKTQYAKQQIAKLNGYEVTYDTPVFNEFVIKASRPIGDINRALLQNGIIGGFDLGRDYPELAGHMLLAVTELRTKEEIDRLVKGLEGAHHA
- the gcvPB gene encoding aminomethyl-transferring glycine dehydrogenase subunit GcvPB, whose product is MLNTMPKVQEQNKEKELIFEMSKPGRVGYSLPHCDVPEVDVTAVIPSEYLRQTPAELPEVSELQLMRHYTELSKRNHGVDSGFYPLGSCTMKYNPKINEDVARYPGFARIHPYQPEETVQGALQLMYELQEDLAAITGMDAVTLQSAAGAQGEWTGLMMIRAYHESRGEQRTKVIVPDSAHGTNPASASVAGFETVTVASDENGFVDVKALRQVVGADTAALMLTNPNTLGLFEKSIVEIAQIVHEAGGLLYYDGANANAILGKARPGDMGFDVVHLNLHKTFTTPHGGGGPGSGPVGVKKDLVPFLPKPMVVKEGDVYRLDFDRPQSIGRVKAYYGNFGINVRAYTYIRTMGPEGLRLVSEYAVLNANYMMRKLAEHYDLPFDTVCKHEFVLSGKRQKKQGVRTLDIAKRLLDFGYHPPTTYFPLIVEECLMIEPTETESKETLDEFIDVMIQIAQEAEQTPELVQEAPHHTVVSRLDEVLAARKPVLRYTKPEAME
- a CDS encoding TraR/DksA C4-type zinc finger protein, whose protein sequence is MLTNQELSHYRSLLTKQQQDLQERLQKSDAYGMSQAAMQESVSELSNYDNHPADLASEMFEREKDLALYEHEEEEMRDITRALEAIDRGVYGICEVCRAPIPTERLAALPTTTRCMEHADERFVSKRRPAEEDILAPAYGQFEYDEADATLYDAEDAWQDVSRYGTSDSPSDFFDPSKLDYDDMYIEADESVGYVEDIEGLALADLDGHYIGPSLESPLRDRYEAVLDEANDMYKNE